The following proteins come from a genomic window of Portunus trituberculatus isolate SZX2019 chromosome 35, ASM1759143v1, whole genome shotgun sequence:
- the LOC123512982 gene encoding UPF0746 protein DDB_G0281095-like: MKTLYLMVVGAVLGGVGVSGYSRTPTQYHIQTDEGPDRYFRFQTYTGQYRKEKRLDDGTVFGTYGWVDPNGLLRLFDYIADDDGYRIVRQRRLQVGKVNPAAHQHLADRQPWNPNYRPKGQQQSQQSQQGHQQHSWEPTKQPQSQQQQQQQQQQQQQQGQQQQQQQQQQEQQHQQQQQQQKPWQQQKPQKKPWQQQQQQQRPWQQQQQQQQQQQQSASQSQSQTGGAFEGKDPADTSDMPSGGTFTINYDLGNQFHVEKLYADGSRIGRHGYVDPLGILRVSYYSSGPNGLDQRQESRWVGSRHAYAS, encoded by the exons ATGGTGGTGGGCGCCGTGCTGGGTGGCGTGGGCGTGAGTGGGTACAGCCGCACGCCCACCCAGTACCACATTCAGACGGACGAAGGACCAGATCGCTacttcag GTTCCAGACATACACGGGGCAGTACCGCAAGGAGAAACGCCTGGACGACGGCACTGTGTTCGGCACCTACGGCTGGGTGGACCCCAACGGCTTGCTGCGCCTGTTCGACTACATAGCTGACGATGACGGGTACCGCATCGTACGACAACGTAGACTGCAGGTGGGCAAGGTGAACCCCGCAGCCCACCAGCACCTGGCGGACCGACAACCATGGAACCCTAACTACCGGCCGAAGGGGCAGCAGCAGAGCCAGCAGAGCCAGCAGGGACATCAACAGCACTCATGGGAACCAACCAAACAACCACaaagccaacaacaacaacaacaacaacaacaacaacaacaacaacaaggacagcagcaacaacaacagcaacaacaacaagaacagcaacatcaacagcaacaacaacaacaaaagccgtggcaacaacaaaaaccacaaaagaAGCCatggcaacaacagcaacaacagcagcggccgtggcagcaacaacaacaacaacaacaacaacaacagcagagcGCTTCGCAAAGTCAGAGCCAAACAG GTGGCGCCTTCGAAGGCAAGGATCCCGCGGATACCAGTGACATGCCCAGCGGCGGCACCTTTACCATTAACTACGATCTGGGTAACCAGTTTCACGTGGAGAAGCTCTACGCCGACGGCAGCAGGATAGGAAG GCACGGCTACGTGGACCCCCTGGGCATCCTGCGCGTGTCCTACTATTCATCGGGACCAAACGGACTGGACCAGCGGCAAGAGAGTCGGTGGGTTGGCTCTCGGCATGCTTACGCTTCATAG